A stretch of Podospora bellae-mahoneyi strain CBS 112042 chromosome 5, whole genome shotgun sequence DNA encodes these proteins:
- a CDS encoding hypothetical protein (EggNog:ENOG503NWTD; COG:U) has protein sequence MGTRKPSCSWDDQAAVDATQWAVDAMTVATESFRLQFQGQFGEANGRSRRNSSSLDDVLSERRASRQRGQVHVTGRGPVSERPKNIDANYKGPLSSNPPSTSFTSEPHDLPRPPDPTATRPVQQHIGIHISKNSGRSRASSQPYPAFHRPLTRQSSQKEPERHHPLPSLPLHPDLRGDEENRDSKQFSVQQYDAVNPADSQSTMVLLEDAETDTTYLSSSFSSIAIAKPKASHFSPRCKSRAASRAMVSSSSPYQSSASSTPTRPRSPPPAATQSPSTRPDVLVFPFHEILFVLLICLAQILMLAGLAQAMVPASIISQSFGDSTPGTMAWYSAAYGLTSATFVLPSGRVGDLFGHKKVFVTGWLWFGLWSLIAGFSGRAERSAGEGTVFFCVARGLQGIGPALLVPSGQALLGRTYQPGMRKNMVLCLFGASAPLGFVMGAIFSSLFAVRGNWPWAFWLLAIMCFVLAVVSLFILPTSRGQSCLKRGEGLWSQFDGWGMMLGVSGLVLLNFAFNQAPNVSWKTPYTYFLLIIGLILIAAFVSHEWKAPYPLIPIAAMKPATNFVLGCTGAGWGCFSIWIYYTFNVVQNLKGWSPLLASVSFIPAPICGLAASILVGFLMSQVKPHWIMLISMCAFFIGSLLLATAPVHQSYWFSTFFGILIMPFGMDMSNPAATILLSNSVSKEHQGIAASLVVTTVNYSISLALGIAGTIEVHVNETGYELLKGYRAAQYFGTGLGFLGVLLALGFLLQSYHQKPPVASYPLQTR, from the exons ATGGGTACCAGAAAACCGTCCTGTTCTTGGGACGACCAGGCGGCGGTCGATGCTACGCAGTGGGCAGTAGATGCCATGACCGTAGCGACTGAGTCGTTTCGACTGCAGTTCCAAGGTCAGTTTGGAGAGGCCAATGGCCGATCACGCCGGAACTCATCGAGCCTGGATGATGTTCTCTCCGAGCGCCGGGCCTCACGTCAACGTGGGCAAGTCCATGTGACTGGACGGGGGCCCGTCTCGGAGAGACCTAAAAACATTGATGCAAACTACAAGGGGCCTCTCTCATCAAACCCGCCTTCTACGTCGTTCACCTCAGAGCCTCACGATCTACCCAGGCCACCCGACCCGACCGCTACACGACCAGTGCAGCAGCACATCGGCATCCACATCAGCAAAAACAGCGGGAGAAGCAGGGCATCATCTCAGCCCTATCCCGCTTTTCACAGGCCTCTAACACGTCAGTCATCTCAAAAAGAACCTGAGCGTCACCACCCCTTGCCCTCCCTACCCCTTCATCCCGATCTTcggggtgatgaggaaaaCAGGGATAGCAAGCAGTTCTCCGTGCAACAGTACGATGCGGTGAACCCCGCAGATTCTCAGTCGACCATGGTACTTCTGGAAGATGCAGAAACCGACACCACCTACCTTtcatcttccttctcctccattGCCATCGCCAAGCCGAAAGCCTCTCACTTTTCCCCTCGGTGCAAATCCAGGGCCGCCTCCCGAGCCATGGtatcgtcctcctccccctatCAATCCTCTGCCTCATCCACTCCAACCCGTCCTcgctcacctcccccagcggCTACCCAGTCCCCTTCCACCCGGCCAGacgtcctcgtcttccctTTTCACGAgatcctcttcgtcctcctcatctgccTAGCCCAGATTCTCATGCTTGCTGGTCTCGCCCAGGCCATGGTCCCCGCCTCGATCATCTCGCAGTCCTTTGGTGACTCCACTCCCGGCACCATGGCGTGGTACTCAGCCGCGTACGGCCTCACATCAGCAACATTCGTCCTTCCGTCTGGCCGTGTGGGCGATCTCTTTGGCCACAAAAAGGTGTTTGTCACTGGCTGGCTTTGGTTCGGCCTGTGGAGCTTGATTGCTGGGTTTTCTGGACGCGCCGAGCGCAGCGCGGGCGAGGGGACGGTCTTCTTTTGTGTGGCGAGGGGGCTGCAGGGGATCGGACCGGCGCTGTTGGTGCCGAGCGGGCAGGCGTTGTTGGGCAGGACGTATCAGCcggggatgaggaagaatATGGTGCTCTGCCTGTTTGGGGCGTCGGCGCCGCTGGGGTTTGTCATGGGGGCTATCTTCTCGAGTTTGTTTGCAGTGCGAGGGAACTGGCCGTGGGCGTTTTGGCTGTTGGCCATCATGTGCTTTGTGCTCGCGGTGGTGAGCTTGTTCATCCTGCCGACTTCACGGGGTCAGTCTTGtctgaaaaggggggagggcttGTGGTCACAGTTCGATGGATGGGGTATGATGCTCGGCGTCAGCgggttggtgctgctgaACTTTGCATTCAATCAAGCTCCCAACGTCTCCTGGAAGACACCTTATACGTATTTCCTGTTGATCATTGGGTTGATCTTGATTGCTGCTTTCGTGTCTCATGAATGGAAGGCGCCTTACCCTCTTATTCCTATCGCGGCCATGAAGCCGGCGACGAACTTTGTGTTGGGCTGTAcgggggctggctgggggTGTTTCAGCATTTGGATTTATTACACCTTCAATGTTGTACAAAATCTGAAAGGATGGTCGCCGTTGCTCGCTTCTGTGAGCTTCATTCCAGC TCCGATATGTGGCCTTGCTGCCAGTATTCTGGTCGGATTCTTGATGTCGCAAGTCAAGCCTCACTGGATCATGTTGATATCCATGTGTGCATTCTTCATCGGAAGTCTCCTTCTCGCCACTGCACCTGTCCATCAGAGCTACTGGTTCAGTACTTTTTTCGGGATACTTATCATGCCGTTT GGGATGGACATGAGTAATCCGGCG GCCACAATTCTACTCAGCAATAGCGTTTCCAAAGAACACCAAGGCATCGCCGCAAGCTTGGTAGTAACGACGGTTAACTATTC GATTTCCCTTGCTCTTGGAATTGCGGGTACTATAGAAGTG CATGTCAATGAGACAGGCTATGAGCTCCTAAAGGGCTACAGAGCTGCTCAGTATTTCGGAACAGGCCTCGGCTTCTTGGGTGTGCTTCTGGCCTTGGGATTCTTGCTCCAGAGTTACCACCAGAAGCCACCTGTGGCATCATATCCGCTCCAGACGAGGTGA
- the SLM2 gene encoding phosphatidylinositol 4,5-bisphosphate-binding protein (COG:U; EggNog:ENOG503NVCW), translated as MSTSRSPAGVVSPPPLSQDRGYGPSNHFSQQQHDMEQGYPSAAADAETLSNTIANSHVEHDNHLDGPVAPRPTKFTEEWDATQRGSSIIDGQRYSKTSNYVNNSAMQRSSSYAGSVAGITNDGATSLSRGNTLKKKASIRRSGSLKRSSSRRSMKAGSVRSLALQPTTDQDELHSAFYCPVPTSGSPTEVLANRFQAWRKILKDLITYFREIQAHYEHRAKSLIKLGNVLNNITTPPGFIASGGLDDALQILRGHNKQAIMEANKAREIEEDVILALTGLRSDLHQKIKEIKNLSGDFKNSVDKEMEATRKAVNHLQDVLGQTELDTALTTGKQDPYLLRLNVDRQLEKQIDEENYLHQAYLNLENSGKELESIVVGEIQKSYNAYASILKREADSAYGTIEELRLGPITLAKDAEWLSFVHRDERFVDPDLPMRSAEFIHYPGRDHYACQEIRAGLLERKSKYLKSYTAGWYVLSPTHLHEFKSADKTQAPVMSLYLPEQKLGSHSTEGGSSNKFVLKGRQTGSMHRGHTWVFRAESHDTMMAWYEDIKTLTERTPEERSNLVRGNSRSISRSSQRSSLSSDGVDDDEDPPFMATAASVNQQPRPDSLPRRPSGGRFPSDLQVNAQRGLQVPLSPLSISSEPNRYDENDRDVIVAASTIPGSELGPQYHTHQHFDTSSTTRRNEDLRSPPILQTGTTRGAYEEPNGRVVGSANNQVYTNGGSDSYQKDGMVWAEPVPISPSTLRDQAQTLSSRADADDRLYATQNISVTDGQDGYKLEPRGNWYGQANKGVAQNDPQVRPGAERTDSAPTISHLHIPGEYPKSSTSGF; from the exons ATGTCAACCAGCCGGTCTCCAGCTGGCGTcgtttccccccctcccctcagtCAGGACCGTGGATACGGCCCTTCAAACCATTtttctcagcagcagcacgaCATGGAACAGGGCTATCCCTCGGCTGCAGCAGATGCCGAGACCCTCTCCAATACCATTGCAAACTCCCACGTCGAACACGACAACCACCTTGACGGTCCCGTAGCCCCGCGTCCGACCAAGTTTACCGAAGAGTGGGATGCTACCCAGCGAGGAAGCTCCATTATTGACGGCCAGAGATATAGCAAGACCAGTAATTACGTCAACAACAGCGCGATGCAGCGGTCCAGTTCCTACGCCGGCTCCGTCGCCGGCATCACCAACGATGGAGCGACATCTCTGTCTCGTGGCAACaccctgaagaagaaggcatcCATACGGAGGAGCGGCAGTCTGAAGCGAAGTAGCAGCCGGCGGAGCATGAAGGCAGGCAGTGTGAGGAGTCTTGCCCTTCAGCCAACGACAGACCAGGATGAACTTCACAGCGCTTTCTACTGCCCAGTGCCCACATCGGGTAGTCCGACTGAGGTTCTTGCGAACCGCTTTCAAG CCTGGCGCAAGATTCTCAAGGACTTGATCACATACTTTCGCGAAATCCAAGCACACTATGAACACCGAGCCAAGTCGCTAATCAAACTGGGCAATGTGCTGAACAATATCACGACGCCTCCGGGCTTCATCGCGTCCGGTGGTCTCGATGACGCATTGCAGATTTTGCGAGGGCACAACAAACAAGCCATTATGGAGGCTAACAAGGCGAGAGAGATTGAGGAAGATGTTATCTTGGCACTGACCGGTCTGCGTAGCGACTTGCATCAGAAGATCAAAGAGATCAAGAACCTATCAGGCGACTTCAAGAACTCGGTGGATAAAGAGATGGAGGCGACTCGCAAGGCTGTAAATCACCTACAGGACGTCTTGGGCCAAACCGAGCTCGACACGGCCTTGACAACTGGAAAGCAAGATCCTTATTTATTACGACTTAACGTGGATCGGCAGTTGGAGAAACAGATAGATGAGGAAAACTACCTGCATCAG GCATATCTAAACCTAGAGAACTCGGGGAAAGAACTCGAGTCGATTGTCGTCGGCGAGATCCAAAAGTCATACAACGCCTATGCCAGCATACTCAAGCGGGAAGCAGACTCTGCCTATGGGACCATCGAAGAGCTTCGGCTTGGCCCCATCACCCTGGCCAAGGACGCAGAATGGCTATCTTTTGTTCACAGAGATGAACGCTTTGTTGACCCCGACCTTCCCATGCGGTCAGCTGAGTTCATACATTACCCAGGACGGGATCACTATGCTTGCCAAGAGATTCGAGCGGGCTTGTTGGAACGGAAGAGCAAGTACTTGAAGAGCTACACAGCCGGATG GTACGTTCTTTCACCCACGCATCTGCACGAGTTTAAATCTGCGGACAAGACACAAGCACCCGTCATGTCCCTCTACCTGCCGGAACAGAAATTGGGATCGCACTCCACAGAAGGCGGATCCTCGAATAAGTTCGTTCTCAAGGGCCGCCAGACAGGATCGATGCATCGTGGCCACACATGGGTATTCCGCGCGGAGAGCCATGATACGATGATGGCCTGGTACGAGGACATCAAAACTTTGACCGAGAGGACTCCGGAAGAGCGAAGCAATCTCGTGCGTGGCAACAGTCGAAGCATTAGCAGATCATCTCAACGGTCGTCTCTTAGCAGCGACGGGgtcgacgatgacgaagaccCCCCCTTCATGGCAACTGCCGCATCCGTCAATCAGCAGCCGAGACCAGACTCCCTGCCTCGACGTCCTTCAGGTGGGCGATTCCCATCTGACCTCCAAGTAAACGCACAACGAGGCTTACAGGTCCCCCTCTCGCCGCTTAGCATAAGCTCCGAACCAAACAGATACGACGAGAACGATCGCGATGTCATTGTTGCAGCCAGTACCATCCCCGGAAGTGAGCTAGGACCGCAATATCATACCCATCAGCATTTCGATACGTCATCGACAACTCGACGGAACGAGGACCTGCGCTCGCCGCCCATCCTCCAGACCGGGACAACAAGAGGCGCCTACGAGGAACCAAACGGACGTGTCGTTGGGTCTGCAAATAACCAAGTCTACACCAATGGAGGATCGGATTCTTATCAGAAAGATGGCATGGTGTGGGCAGAACCAGTTCCTATCTCGCCTTCCACGCTCAGAGATCAGGCTCAAACATTGTCCTCACGAGCCGATGCAGATGATCGACTCTATGCCACACAGAACATCTCGGTGACAGACGGCCAAGATGGCTACAAGTTGGAGCCTCGAGGGAACTGGTATGGGCAGGCCAATAAGGGTGTAGCCCAAAACGACCCGCAAGTACGACCAGGCGCCGAGCGAACAGACAGCGCCCCAACCATCTCACATCTACATATACCTGGGGAGTATCCCAAGAGTTCGACCAGCGGTTTTTGA
- the STR2 gene encoding Cystathionine gamma-synthase (EggNog:ENOG503NWEN; COG:E): MPAFNLGESIPPHTEHAVSVSLPTWRANVGYEEGEDWVVGSMTTGYPRFFIHRSIQAFAKDILEKTGRKGLVAFLFPTRQVAARCVSFVKLRAPPAIVSSLEVLHLVLDPANPQSKALRGLSPSISVVICSPEGFSFLKQYWQHTGDGVSSRRAEFCHSLFKDGLLRVDESPKNTAAPMSPKPCRGPKRYQRGSSLDAGKPSTTSQTSTTVPDREETLQFLEERFGRNLDVSFVEPAKSAIKRRIAGALRSDRELTASPVPEKEMESNTRGVVNLREDDIYLFPAGMNAIFNAHRALLGARGGLKSVNFGFPYVDTLKILEKFGPGCVFYGNASEADLDHLEARLKAGERFLGLFCEFPGNPLLTCPNLARIREMADKYDFAVVVDETIGTFANINVLPFADIVVSSLTKIFSGDCNVMGGSAIFNPNSRYYSALKDFARTGYEDTYWPEDVMFMERNSRDFASRIERINANAEAICDVFRENKLIKAVFYPRDNESSANYEACKVPGGGYGGLISVVFHRKEQAVAFYDAVDTAKGPSLGTNFTLTSPYVLLAHYQELEWASQFGVDPDLIRISVGLEDTADIVKVFQAALHVAEHGSQ, translated from the exons ATGCCCGCCTTCAACCTCGGCGAGTCTATCCCGCCGCACACGGAGCAT GCGGTGAGTGTGTCACTACCAACGTGGAGAGCAAATGTTGGTtatgaagaaggagaggactGGGTTGTTGGCAGTATGACCACTGGTTACCCTCG cttcttcatccACAGGAGCATCCAAGCTTTTGCCAAAGACATTCTGGAGAAAACTGGGCGGAAAGGGCTGGTTGCTTTTCTGTTCCCAACTCGTCAGGTTGCTGCCCGGTGTGTGAGCTTTGTCAAATTACGCGCTCCCCCTGCCATCGTGTCATCTCTTGAAGTTCTGCATCTGGTTCTTGACCCGGCAAACCCGCAGTCCAAGGCTCTTCGGGGGCTATCTCCCTCTATCTCGGTCGTCATCTGCTCTCCCGAGGGTTTCAGTTTTCTGAAGCAGTATTGGCAGCACACGGGCGATGGTGTCTCTAGCCGCAGGGCAGAGTTCTGTCACAGTCTCTTCAAGGATGGTCTGTTGCGTGTGGATGAATCCCCCAAGAACACGGCCGCGCCCATGAGCCCAAAGCCATGCAGAGGACCAAAGCGTTACCAACGAGGGAGCTCTCTCGACGCAGGAaagccatcaaccacatcccAAACGTCAACAACCGTCCCTGACAGAGAGGAGACGTTGCAATTCTTGGAGGAGCGCTTCGGTCGGAACCTGgatgtttcttttgttgagCCCGCCAAATCGGCCATCAAACGGCGAATTGCCGGGGCGCTCAGAAGTGATCGTGAACTAACAGCTAGCCCGGTGCCCGAAAAGGAGATGGAATCCAATACCCGTGGTGTTGTCAACCTCCGCGAGGACGACATCTATCTTTTCCCAGCCGGCATGAACGCCATCTTTAATGCTCACCGTGCCCTTCTTGGAGCGCGTGGAGGTCTCAAGTCGGTCAACTTCGGGTTCCCTTACGTTGACACCCTCAAGATTCTCGAGAAGTTTGGCCCTGGATGCGTCTTCTACGGCAATGCGTCCGAGGCCGACCTTGACCACCTCGAAGCTCGGCTGAAAGCAGGGGAGCGCTTCCTGGGGCTCTTTTGTGAATTCCCGGGCAATCCGCTCCTCACTTGCCCCAATCTTGCCCGCATCCGCGAGATGGCCGACAAGTACGACTTTGCCGTCGTGGTGGACGAAACAATCGGGACCtttgccaacatcaacgtTCTCCCCTTCGCCGATATCGTCGTCTCTAGCTTGACCAAGATCTTCTCGGGTGACTGCAACGTCATGGGAGGCAGTGCCATCTTTAACCCAAACAGTCGATACTACTCTGCGTTAAAAGACTTTGCCCGCACGGGGTACGAGGACACATACTGGCCCGAGGATGTCATGTTCATGGAGCGAAATAGCCGGGACTTTGCGTCTCGGATTGAACGGATCAACGCCAACGCTGAGGCCATCTGTGATGTGTTTCGTGAGaacaagctcatcaaggCGGTATTTTACCCGCGTGATAACGAGTCCAGCGCCAACTACGAAGCCTGCAAGGTTCCTGGTGGAGGGTACGGCGGGTTGATCTCGGTCGTGTTCCACCGGAAGGAGCAGGCTGTTGCATTTTATGATGCTGTTGACACAGCCAAGGGGCCAAGCCTGGGAACCAACTTCACGTTGACATCCCCCTATGTGCTTTTGGCTCACTATCAAGAGTTGGAATGGGCGTCGCAATTTGGTGTTGACCCTGATCTGATCCGCATCAGCGTCGGGTTGGAGGACACTGCTGATATTGTAAAGGTGTTTCAAGCTGCATTGCATGTAGCAGAGCACGGCTCGCAATAG
- the NEP1 gene encoding 18S rRNA pseudouridine methyltransferase (EggNog:ENOG503NXBG; BUSCO:EOG09263DFA; COG:J), which yields MSSSPEYRAGKRPRTQSLPPPALPQLVAEQHVPIPPTDKNTKRLIVVLSNASLETYKASHGGAGRMGMQREDKYSLLNSDEHIGVMRKMNRDISDARPDITHQCLLTLLDSPVNKAGKLQIYIQTAKGVLIEVSPSVRIPRTFKRFAGLMVQLLHRLSIKGANSQEKLLKVIQNPITDHLPPNCRKVTLSFEAPLVRVRDYVDTLGDDESICVFVGAMAKGADNFADAYVDEKISISNYSLSASVACSKFCHAAEDCWDIL from the exons ATGTCTTCCTCCCCCGAGTACCGTGCTGGCAAGCGGCCCC GTACCCAGTCGttgcctcctccagccctgCCGCAGCTGGTTGCTGAGCAGCATGTGCCTATCCCCCCAACCGACAAGAACACCAAGCGCCTTATCGTCGTCCTCTCTAATGCCAGCCTCGAAACCTACAAGGCCTCGCACGGCGGTGCTGGTCGTATGGGCATGCAAAGGGAGGATAAGTACTCCTTGCTCAACAGCGACGAACACATTGGCGTCATGCGCAAGATGAACAGGGACATCAGTGATGCCCGTCCAGATATCACTCATCAG TGCCTATTGACCCTTCTTGACTCGCCGGTGAACAAGGCAGGGAAACTCCAAATCTATATTCAAACAGCCAAGGGTGTTCTGATCGAGGTGTCCCCCTCTGTTCGCATCCCGCGCACCTTCAAACGCTTCGCTGGTCTGATGGTGCAGCTGCTGCACCGCCTTTCCATCAAGGGCGCCAACTCGCAGGAGAAGCTTCTCAAGGTGATTCAGAACCCCATCACCGATCATCTTCCGCCCAACTGCCGGAAGGTCACGCTCAGTTTCGAGGCCCCTCTGGTTCGTGTGCGCGACTATGTCGACACCCTCGGCGATGACGAGAGCATCTGCGTGTTTGTTGGTGCCATGGCCAAGGGCGCCGACAACTTTGCCGACGCATATGTGGACGAGAAGATTTCGATCAGCAACTACAGCCTTTCAGCCAGTGTTGCCTGCAGCAAGTTCTGCCACGCCGCCGAGGACTGCTGGGACATTCTATAA
- a CDS encoding hypothetical protein (EggNog:ENOG503PD4G) — MPQLPFLEVEDLSSSLSFYSAIVEPLGLRHISTERGHFPSVTFGNSERDPVFQLRQVVASRDRPLRRSRIAVSAPSPGAADEAFEFAFRANPDLRDTSYLRHPAEAYPAASGASAHRATTHSGGTRVVISDLDCNIMEIVYQPPLDYPPYYSGSTVRRTRSTDEEAGRILTWNFDVAGSSRPAPAGASSAYSGPPRADPRRSLSYHDYEEEELEIGDYNDEDDHHGDDHDVRRPPPPAAGLKRSVTTGTSNYKPAASARENSTGLSAGAVVGTLLGVAGVAAGAALTYNMVRGDRTRASAHDDYDAPPFSRRSTFPDKYDSYLDRKGRYLDTERPADKGQYSDEYGSGLDYRRQGPDYVARYTQVTSPKSRDVDGAYDDARGRHSIPRSRASVRPRSEASNNREPYLLGEPEYRGYVSSKSSKHPPIVQRGYTYDGPERDSYVSSRSQRSSNTLRASPADAYLPSSHPVSHSKSGSRVTTTTYKVSDNPRGYSREEIYGSARHIPFSDSRASPYTSARDPLLASGRAPPYLSAREATYPRDNRAGAYYSARHAPLPRSSGRSSRARYGEDDDDDDADSIAPSDSISCVGSRRSR; from the coding sequence ATGCCCCAACTCCCTTTCctcgaggtggaggaccTCTCCTCATCGTTGTCTTTCTATTCCGCCATTGTTGAACCACTGGGCCTCCGACATATCAGCACAGAGCGCGGGCACTTCCCGTCGGTTACATTTGGCAATTCAGAACGGGATCCAGTTTTCCAGCTCCGCCAGGTGGTCGCAAGCAGAGACCGGCCCCTGAGGCGCTCACGCATAGCGGTCAGCGCTCCCTCGCCGGGCGCGGCTGACGAAGCCTTTGAGTTTGCATTTCGGGCTAATCCCGATCTTCGGGACACATCATACTTGCGCCACCCTGCCGAGGCCTACCCGGCGGCCAGTGGCGCGTCTGCCCACCGGGCGACAACGCACAGTGGCGGGACCCGCGTGGTTATAAGTGACTTGGATTGCAACATCATGGAGATTGTGTACCAGCCCCCTCTCGACTACCCTCCATACTACAGCGGCTCGACTGTCCGGCGCACACGGTCAACCGACGAAGAAGCAGGCCGTATATTGACCTGGAATTTCGACGTGGCAGGCTCGTCACGACCCGCCCCTGCTGGTGCCAGTTCTGCGTACAGCGGCCCACCCCGGGCTGATCCACGACGCTCGCTGAGCTACCACGACtacgaagaagaagaattaGAGATCGGAGACTacaacgacgaggacgaccacCACGGCGACGACCACGACGTGAGaaggcctcctccccccgcgGCAGGATTGAAGCGCAGTGTCACGACGGGCACTTCCAACTACAAACCGGCTGCCTCGGCCAGGGAGAACTCCACCGGACTAAGTGCCGGCGCTGTGGTCGGAACTTTGCTCGGGGTTGCTGGCGTTGCCGCCGGAGCTGCTCTCACCTACAACATGGTCAGGGGCGACCGCACCCGTGCTTCGGCGCACGACGACTATGATGCCCCCCCTTTCAGCCGCCGCTCCACCTTCCCGGACAAGTATGACAGCTATTTGGATCGCAAAGGCCGGTATTTGGACACGGAGCGGCCCGCGGATAAGGGGCAGTATTCTGACGAGTATGGTTCCGGTCTCGATTATCGGAGGCAAGGGCCAGACTACGTTGCTCGATATACCCAAGTCACCTCGCCGAAGAGCAGAGATGTGGATGGCGCCTATGACGATGCGCGGGGCCGTCACTCAATACCTCGTTCGCGGGCTTCTGTACGCCCACGCAGTGAAGCATCCAACAACCGCGAGCCATATCTTCTCGGGGAGCCCGAGTACCGCGGTTATGTGAgctccaagtcctccaaACATCCGCCCATTGTCCAACGTGGGTATACGTATGATGGCCCAGAACGGGATAGCTACGTGTCTTCGCGCAGCCAAAGGTCCAGTAATACGCTCCGCGCATCGCCGGCGGATGCTTATCTGCCGTCATCACATCCTGTCTCGCACTCAAAATCGGGCAGTCGTGTAACCACAACAACATACAAGGTTAGCGACAATCCTCGAGGATACAGCCGGGAGGAGATTTATGGCTCAGCCCGTCACATCCCATTCTCAGATAGCCGGGCTTCTCCGTATACGTCGGCGCGCGACCCGCTCCTCGCAAGTGGGAGGGCACCGCCGTATCTCTCAGCTCGCGAGGCCACCTACCCCCGCGATAATCGAGCTGGTGCATACTATTCAGCCCGCCATGCGCCACTTCCCCGGAGCAGTGGAAGAAGCAGTCGCGCTCGCTAtggggaggacgacgacgatgatgatgctgacagCATTGCGCCCAGCGATAGCATTAGCTGTGTTGGAAGCCGGAGGAGTCGTTAA
- a CDS encoding hypothetical protein (COG:G; EggNog:ENOG503NWY2): MAFNRFFWVSSLISLALAQAQNNNQGGATLDPEVIQQGSFVDGKSSLGAEDVQAASATSQNNFINFCKGQTLTNGFQITTGSCNGIVMGQIPAKDRMISTVITNPANGATIPSNQDFEIVVQVTNLNAGAFTNAAVTYYSAPQQLDNGNIVGHTHVTVQDTGADLNPQQPMDPQQFAFFKGINDAGNGQGRLSATVTGGLPAGNYRVCTLTAAANHQPVIMPVAQRGSQDDCVRFTVTGDGNTPNEAANNGAKGQAAAALVADAIALGPGAPNPGGNNAGGNGQGNGQGNGQGNGQGNVQGNGQGNGQGNGQGNGQGNGQGNGQGNGQGNGQGNGQGNGQGNGQGNEQGNGQENGQGNAGNPAGGDAAAGNPAGGDAAGGNPAGGDAVAGNPAGVGAAGGNGGGGNAAGNNNANAGNNKQADGQNREGNGKGKANGNDKAQQEQTGQEGPALDPAAAPTPPAAARLARLARRRRFIA; encoded by the exons ATGGCTTTCAATAGATTTTTCTGGGTCTCCTCGCTTATTTCGCTGGCCCTTGCTCAAGCGCAGAATAACAACCAAGGAGGTGCCACATTAGACCCAGAAGTCATTCAACAAGGCTCTTTTGTCGATGGCAAGAGCTCTTTGGGTGCCGAGGATGTTCAGgcagcctcagcaacctcccaAAACAACTTCATCAACTTTTGCAAGGGGCAAACACTTACCAACGGTTTCCAAATCACGACCGGTTCTTGTAACGGCATTG TGATGGGTCAAATTCCTGCTAAAGACCGAATGATCTCCACCGTCATTACAAACCCAGCGAACGGTGCCACCATTCCGTCTAATCAAGACTTTGAGATTGTTGTTCAAGTTACCAACCTCAATGCCGGAGCCTTTACGAACGCTGCTGTCACCTACTATTCCGCACCCCAGCAGTTGGATAACGGCAATATAGTGGGACATACTCATGTAACCGTACAAGACACGGGTGCCGATCTgaaccctcaacaaccaatgGACCCGCAACAGTTTGCCTTTTTCAAAGGTATCAACGACGCCGGTAACGGCCAGGGCAGACTTAGCGCTACGGTGACCGGTGGCCTTCCGGCGGGAAACTACCGTGTCTGCACCCTGACAGCTGcagccaaccaccaaccagtCATCATGCCTGTCGCCCAGCGCGGATCACAAGATGACTGTGTTAGATTCACCGTTACTGGTGACGGAAACACTCCGAACGAAGCCGCCAACAATGGCGCAAAGGGTcaggcagcagcagctctggTTGCTGATGCTATTGCCCTCGGCCCCGGCGCCCCTAATCCGGGTGGCAATAATGCAGGAGGGAATGGTCAAGGAAACGGACAAGGCAACGGGCAAGGCAACGGGCAAGGCAACGTGCAGGGTAATGGGCAGGGTAATGGGCAGGGTAATGGGCAGGGTAATGGGCAGGGTAATGGGCAAGGTAACGGGCAAGGTAACGGGCAGGGTAACGGGCAGGGTAACGGGCAGGGCAACGGGCAGGGCAACGGGCAAGGGAATGAGCAGGGTAACGGGCAGG aaaatgggcaaggaaatgCCGGAAACCCTgctggcggtgatgctgctgccggaAATccagccggtggtgatgctgctggcggGAATcctgccggtggtgatgctgttgcCGGGAATCCTGccggtgttggtgctgctggtggtaATGGTGGCGGCGGGAACGCGGCCGGCAACAATAATGCAAATGCtggcaacaacaagcaagcaGATGGCCAGAATAGGGAGGGCAACGGAAAAGGGAAGGCCAACGGCAATGATAAGGCccaacaagaacaaacagGACAGGAAGGCCCAGCACTTGATCCTGCAGCGGCACCTACCCCTCCTGCGGCAGCTCGTCTTGCCCGTCTTGCTCGCCGTCGGAGATTCATCGCATAA